The Desulfatibacillum aliphaticivorans DSM 15576 genome has a segment encoding these proteins:
- a CDS encoding transporter — MAENDPRDAIAAPGGTNLFLFYYRNYYGSNFYVDGQNLDSNADFDMQFGMFRLAHFWDIGGGWIWSADVVQPFASMEFDSDVLFPTTSGSNSDGIADTTVATHINTPFLYNEGDTKFGMSAGFYLTAPTGEYHSEKAANVGSNRWTYRLEATPVVFIKGPFVYELTGEVQLFSDNDECTPLHLEEEKEAVYHIQNHVSYNLSDSFWLGLSYYYLTGGETTLAGINQNDDALTQTLRFSANYQLAPAVQLLLQYNTDVDRDNGVDQNYIGGRMAFCF, encoded by the coding sequence ATGGCTGAAAACGACCCAAGAGACGCTATTGCAGCGCCCGGCGGCACGAATTTGTTCCTGTTTTATTACAGGAATTACTACGGCAGCAACTTTTACGTTGATGGACAAAATCTGGATAGCAACGCTGACTTTGATATGCAGTTCGGCATGTTCCGGCTCGCCCACTTCTGGGATATAGGCGGAGGATGGATCTGGAGCGCGGACGTGGTCCAGCCCTTTGCATCCATGGAGTTCGACTCGGACGTCCTGTTCCCGACTACCAGCGGCTCCAATTCGGACGGCATTGCGGATACAACCGTGGCCACCCATATCAACACCCCATTCCTATACAATGAAGGGGATACGAAGTTCGGCATGTCCGCCGGATTTTATCTGACCGCGCCAACAGGGGAATACCATTCCGAAAAAGCTGCAAACGTCGGCAGCAACCGCTGGACCTACCGGTTGGAAGCCACGCCCGTGGTGTTCATCAAAGGCCCCTTTGTTTATGAACTCACCGGGGAAGTGCAGCTCTTTTCCGACAACGACGAATGCACTCCCCTGCACTTGGAAGAGGAAAAGGAAGCCGTTTACCACATCCAAAACCATGTCAGCTACAACCTTTCCGATTCCTTCTGGCTGGGACTCAGCTATTACTACCTCACCGGAGGCGAGACCACCCTGGCCGGAATCAATCAGAATGACGACGCGCTGACCCAAACCCTTAGGTTCTCCGCCAATTACCAACTGGCGCCTGCAGTTCAACTGCTGCTTCAGTACAATACGGACGTGGATCGGGACAACGGGGTGGACCAAAACTATATTGGCGGCAGGATGGCTTTCTGCTTCTAA
- a CDS encoding DUF2284 domain-containing protein: MQELEAVQRFFDHYKDISCDEVPFSPMVRKMCEANRCGSVGKSWTCPPAIAPVEELQAGLEKYERFLIVDKVYELESSYDWKGMMAGAKDFQDRIQNLRKAIKESLASENFVILGVGACQVCETCSYVDGEPCRFPEKALYSVEAYGIDAMKMMKDAGLKYYNGPNTVTYIGGVFFQSQS; this comes from the coding sequence ATGCAAGAACTTGAAGCCGTCCAAAGATTTTTCGACCATTACAAAGATATCTCCTGCGACGAAGTTCCGTTCAGCCCCATGGTCCGTAAAATGTGCGAAGCCAACCGATGCGGCAGCGTGGGTAAAAGCTGGACCTGCCCGCCCGCCATAGCTCCCGTGGAGGAACTCCAGGCCGGGCTTGAGAAATACGAACGGTTTCTTATTGTTGACAAGGTGTACGAACTGGAAAGCAGCTACGATTGGAAAGGCATGATGGCCGGCGCCAAGGACTTTCAGGATCGCATCCAGAACCTGCGCAAAGCTATCAAGGAAAGTTTGGCCTCGGAGAATTTTGTCATCCTTGGCGTAGGCGCCTGCCAGGTGTGCGAAACCTGCTCCTACGTAGACGGCGAGCCCTGCCGCTTCCCGGAAAAAGCCCTGTACTCCGTGGAGGCCTACGGCATCGACGCCATGAAAATGATGAAGGACGCAGGGCTCAAATATTACAACGGCCCCAACACCGTCACCTACATCGGCGGGGTGTTTTTTCAATCGCAGTCCTGA